In Carya illinoinensis cultivar Pawnee chromosome 6, C.illinoinensisPawnee_v1, whole genome shotgun sequence, a single genomic region encodes these proteins:
- the LOC122312689 gene encoding uncharacterized protein LOC122312689, with the protein MEEIEEKWQHLRLLEDEEQAITFDEDVGEELKHKRECSLVGKFCMDRNVSKEVLENTMKKVWRISRPAKFQEVGTNVFTISFANIADKQRVWSGRPWLFDYHLFVLKPLDENIPPQKMKFLQERFWVQLHDMPLSCMNENRGKQIGNTIGVVEEVDVKEDGSGWGRFLRVLIDVDLYKPLARCRTINVGGDKIWIPIRYEKLPIFCFSCGCIVHDKGGCANKGGGADQYGTWLRAVVRKEVNIKREGGTNNRKMYADSGKSWYLEGEESVSEKIEKPEKGINEKTVEPGKEMSVTVSAGTEIKSKDGREGLIEEEMNKVIEEEVMGGLIEKEVRKEGEGCGEACNVLEREQREDLNETLQNLINKKTPRKGEWKRRESVGRKKEVCNGEGVNKKRRNESVEGREVKRKKEKKENQVGVELLNNMVEAVQQPTKPNENPKLELPRAWEPSDSSGPLLYGKGKGPRGFVSDGNQTKE; encoded by the coding sequence ATGGAGGAGATTGAAGAGAAATGGCAACACCTGCGATTGCTAGAGGATGAGGAACAGGCCATTACTTTCGATGAAGATGTTGGGGAAGAACTTAAACACAAAAGAGAATGCAGTTTGGTGGGAAAATTTTGCATGGACAGAAATGTGAGTAAGGAGGTATTGGAAAACACGATGAAGAAAGTATGGAGAATAAGCAGGCCTGCAAAGTTCCAAGAGGTGGGCACAAATGTTTTCACTATCTCCTTTGCTAATATAGCAGATAAACAGCGAGTATGGAGTGGGAGACCTTGGTTGTTTGACTACCATCTGTTTGTACTGAAACCTCTTGATGAAAACATACCACCACAGAAGATGAAGTTCCTGCAGGAGAGGTTTTGGGTCCAACTTCATGACATGCCATTGTCCTGTATGAATGAGAATAGAGGAAAACAGATTGGTAACACTATTGGAGTAGTGGAGGAGGTGGATGTGAAGGAAGATGGTAGCGGATGGGGAAGATTCCTGAGGGTCCTGATTGATGTAGATTTATACAAACCACTTGCTAGATGCAGAACCATAAATGTGGGTGGTGATAAGATCTGGATCCCCATAAGGTATGAGAAGTTGCCCATATTCTGCTTTTCATGTGGCTGTATAGTACATGATAAGGGAGGTTGTGCTAACAAGGGTGGGGGGGCTGACCAATATGGGACCTGGCTAAGAGCAGTAGTAAGAAAAGAAGTGAATATTAAAAGAGAAGGGGGAACAAATAATAGGAAAATGTATGCTGATAGTGGGAAGAGTTGGTATTTAGAAGGTGAGGAGAGTGtatcagaaaaaatagaaaaaccagAAAAGGGGATTAATGAAAAAACTGTTGAACCAGGAAAGGAGATGAGTGTGACAGTTTCTGCAGGAACTGAAATCAAAAGTAAAGATGGGAGAGAGGGGTTGATTGAGGAAGAGATGAATAAGGTGATAGAAGAGGAAGTCATGGGAGGATTAATCGAGAAAGAAGTTAGGAAGGAGGGGGAAGGTTGTGGTGAGGCCTGCAATGTGCTGGAAAGAGAGCAAAGAGAGGATTTAAATGAGACCTTACagaatttgataaataaaaagacCCCACGTAAGGGTGAATGGAAGAGGAGGGAGAGTGTAGGGAGGAAGAAAGAAGTATGTAATGGTGAGGGGGtgaacaaaaaaagaaggaatGAAAGTGTGGAGGGAAGAGaagttaaaaggaaaaaagaaaaaaaggaaaaccaagTGGGTGTGGagttattaaataatatggTGGAGGCTGTCCAACAGCCCACCAAGCCCAATGAAAATCctaagctggaactgccgagggcttgggaaccctcggacagttcaggaCCTTTGCTTTATGGTAAAGGAAAAGGACCCAGAGGTTTTGTTTCTGATGGAAACCAAACTAAGGAGTGA